One window of the Spirochaetia bacterium 38H-sp genome contains the following:
- a CDS encoding lipopolysaccharide biosynthesis protein, which produces MALRDSVLEGLGWTGARSLGVNILRILFSVILARILGPSIFGLMAMVILVRNFVALVRDAGLSSAIVVYDGLDNRDVSSLFWLNLLFNFLLYIIVFFIAPFVSLWFDKPIVTSLIRVSILGFLIDSSSAANFGLLRKELKYKEIFFVSFLSQCLYGVVAILMAVCGYGVWSLVLADLFMRFFTSVYYWFIRPIKLHLIVDIKKLIHIVKFSLHIMGGNVLNYVKGNIDTFFIGRFMGDIVLGYYSFSFRIIVRPITEIGIILYDTFLPIFARLSNVESKKHYLKLLEVLSVFSIPVFWMIMLTSPYFVPLLFGINWEPAIPFFVVRSAVGAFYMLMSTFRSIFYTYKKPQYLNYAYLAVIPFYAISFFIGSNAGVNGVLIAILLSSFFDVVINFIALGWLLIITLSDYIRLFLRGVIYGLVMVIIGFLLKLVFPFTPIVFIIIYLLFFIFMFALFFIFLDRSFWDDLIGILKRK; this is translated from the coding sequence AGAAGGACTTGGCTGGACTGGGGCAAGGAGTCTTGGAGTAAATATATTAAGGATATTATTTTCTGTTATTCTTGCAAGGATCTTAGGCCCATCTATTTTTGGTTTGATGGCAATGGTTATTCTTGTCAGAAACTTTGTTGCTCTTGTAAGAGATGCAGGATTATCCAGTGCTATAGTTGTATATGATGGACTTGATAACAGGGATGTTTCATCCTTATTCTGGTTAAATTTGTTGTTTAATTTTCTCCTATACATTATTGTATTCTTCATTGCACCATTTGTAAGTTTATGGTTTGATAAACCTATTGTTACTTCTCTTATACGAGTTTCTATTCTAGGTTTCCTTATCGATTCTTCTTCTGCTGCCAATTTTGGATTGCTAAGAAAAGAGTTAAAATATAAAGAGATTTTTTTTGTATCTTTTCTATCTCAGTGTTTATATGGAGTAGTTGCCATCTTAATGGCGGTATGTGGGTATGGTGTATGGAGTTTGGTTCTTGCCGATCTTTTTATGCGATTTTTTACTTCTGTTTATTATTGGTTCATAAGACCCATAAAATTGCACCTTATAGTTGATATAAAAAAACTTATTCACATTGTAAAATTCTCTCTTCACATCATGGGAGGAAATGTTCTTAATTATGTAAAAGGGAATATTGATACGTTTTTTATTGGTAGGTTTATGGGGGATATTGTCTTGGGGTATTATTCTTTTTCCTTTAGAATAATAGTCAGGCCTATAACAGAAATAGGGATTATTTTATATGATACCTTTTTACCTATTTTTGCTAGATTATCAAATGTAGAATCCAAAAAGCATTATCTAAAGTTATTGGAAGTCCTGAGTGTTTTTTCCATTCCTGTGTTCTGGATGATAATGCTAACTTCGCCTTACTTTGTTCCTCTTTTGTTTGGCATAAATTGGGAGCCCGCTATTCCCTTTTTTGTTGTAAGAAGCGCTGTGGGAGCTTTTTACATGCTCATGTCTACTTTTAGATCTATATTCTATACTTATAAAAAACCTCAATATCTCAATTATGCATATCTTGCTGTTATTCCCTTTTATGCTATTTCGTTTTTTATAGGTTCAAATGCAGGTGTAAATGGAGTTTTGATAGCAATTTTATTGTCTTCTTTCTTTGATGTTGTGATTAATTTTATAGCTTTGGGATGGCTTTTGATTATAACATTATCCGATTATATAAGACTTTTTTTAAGAGGAGTAATATATGGCTTAGTTATGGTAATAATTGGTTTTCTCTTGAAATTGGTTTTTCCTTTTACTCCCATAGTCTTTATCATCATATATTTATTATTTTTTATCTTTATGTTTGCCTTATTTTTTATTTTCTTGGATAGGTCTTTTTGGGATGATCTTATTGGCATTCTTAAGAGAAAGTAA